A single genomic interval of Rosistilla ulvae harbors:
- a CDS encoding S1C family serine protease — MKCSFFGQQASKPQQQPKRSVWRANKLSSRPRRLTCALMLLVISPVATAQENDVPAAIPTPQLKAPKLSVDETLLNDLRPEKRPRLGLVVEDLTPQLAKHLRTDRGVYVASVEQDGPAETAGVKSGDVIVRVGETEVATIADLMAAVAKIDGETISLTLEGEKGRRTAEVKPVMVAEEPIELMDLDEFEDSAPGDRDPLITGDLIRQLMNEFGQSLDGRTLRDLGGLADQLLNDNLGQNQPLMDRQLKITIDRRGDDPAEIFVELDGEQYKTDAKHLDQLPQELRATIAELVGAPRTGKSFRFGGIHIDLDGQRRRSIDPPSLKQPKAPRGFEPLDEENAAPSQIDELRRELNELRRKLDRIQPNPGDFD, encoded by the coding sequence ATGAAATGCTCTTTCTTTGGTCAACAGGCCAGCAAACCTCAGCAGCAACCAAAACGCTCGGTCTGGCGGGCAAACAAGCTCTCTTCGCGTCCACGGCGACTGACTTGCGCGCTGATGCTGTTGGTGATTTCGCCCGTTGCGACAGCTCAAGAAAACGACGTCCCTGCAGCGATTCCCACTCCGCAACTCAAAGCACCGAAGCTTTCGGTCGACGAGACGCTGTTGAACGATCTTAGGCCTGAAAAAAGGCCCCGGCTGGGATTGGTTGTCGAGGATTTGACGCCTCAATTGGCCAAACACCTGCGCACCGACCGAGGTGTCTACGTCGCAAGCGTCGAACAGGATGGCCCCGCGGAAACAGCAGGGGTTAAATCGGGAGATGTGATCGTTCGCGTCGGCGAAACCGAGGTGGCCACGATTGCGGATCTTATGGCCGCCGTGGCAAAGATCGATGGCGAAACGATCTCGTTGACGCTCGAAGGCGAAAAGGGGCGTCGGACCGCGGAAGTAAAGCCGGTGATGGTCGCCGAAGAGCCGATCGAACTGATGGACTTGGACGAATTCGAGGACTCCGCACCGGGCGATCGCGATCCGCTGATCACCGGTGATCTGATCCGTCAATTGATGAATGAATTTGGCCAAAGTCTCGACGGGCGGACGCTCCGCGATCTCGGCGGGTTGGCCGATCAACTGCTGAACGATAACCTCGGCCAGAATCAACCGTTGATGGACCGCCAGTTGAAGATCACGATCGATCGGCGTGGCGACGATCCCGCGGAGATCTTTGTCGAACTCGATGGTGAACAATATAAGACCGATGCCAAGCACCTCGACCAACTGCCGCAAGAGTTGCGGGCAACGATCGCGGAACTGGTCGGCGCTCCACGAACCGGCAAGAGCTTCCGTTTCGGCGGCATCCACATCGACCTCGATGGCCAACGACGGCGGAGCATCGATCCTCCGTCGTTGAAACAGCCGAAAGCTCCGCGAGGCTTCGAACCACTAGACGAAGAAAACGCCGCGCCGTCGCAGATCGACGAATTGCGCCGCGAACTTAACGAATTGCGACGCAAGCTCGATCGCATCCAACCCAACCCAGGTGATTTCGATTGA
- a CDS encoding tRNA dihydrouridine synthase — translation MNDSALLTETPHLPPLSLGPVEIGFPVVQAALSGYSDWPMRVIARRAGASYTLCEVMLDQFLLAVKQRNKTRHFLHISDEEHPVGGQLMGAEPEQFAAGALRLVEAGFDVIDINFGCPVKKVLGRCRGGFHLSQPEVALEIVRRTRDIVPDPIPITVKMRRGIDDSEQSRDNFFTIIDGAFDAGVAAVTVHGRTVEQRYKGPSRWSFLKEVKQHVGDRTILGSGDLFTADDCLRMMRETGIDGVTVARGAIGNPWIFAQARALSQGLELPAPPTVLEQRAVMESHYDLMQQMYGDRAPMLMRKFAIKYSASHPEFDALKVAFSRLKSAEEFVAVLDQYYQQDRPGRYPPSTVHATQQEC, via the coding sequence TTGAACGATTCCGCTTTACTAACGGAAACTCCCCACCTTCCGCCACTCTCCCTCGGTCCCGTCGAGATCGGTTTTCCGGTCGTCCAAGCGGCTCTGTCGGGATACAGCGACTGGCCGATGCGCGTGATCGCGCGTCGCGCCGGGGCCTCGTACACGTTGTGCGAAGTCATGCTCGACCAGTTCCTATTGGCCGTCAAACAACGCAATAAGACGCGGCACTTCCTGCACATCAGCGATGAAGAGCATCCGGTCGGCGGCCAGTTGATGGGAGCCGAACCGGAGCAGTTTGCCGCCGGAGCGCTGCGGTTGGTCGAAGCTGGCTTCGACGTGATCGATATCAACTTCGGGTGTCCCGTCAAGAAGGTGCTGGGTCGCTGCCGCGGCGGCTTTCATCTGTCGCAGCCCGAGGTAGCGCTTGAGATCGTTCGCAGGACGCGCGATATCGTCCCCGACCCGATCCCGATCACCGTCAAGATGCGACGCGGCATCGACGACAGCGAACAGAGTCGCGATAACTTCTTCACGATCATCGATGGTGCTTTTGACGCTGGTGTCGCCGCGGTCACCGTCCACGGCCGGACGGTGGAACAGCGTTACAAGGGCCCGAGTCGCTGGAGCTTCTTGAAAGAGGTTAAGCAGCACGTTGGCGACCGCACGATTCTCGGCAGTGGCGATCTGTTTACCGCGGACGATTGCCTGCGGATGATGCGTGAAACGGGGATCGACGGCGTCACGGTCGCTCGCGGTGCGATCGGTAATCCGTGGATCTTTGCTCAGGCCAGAGCCTTGTCGCAAGGGCTCGAACTGCCCGCCCCGCCAACCGTTCTTGAGCAGCGAGCGGTGATGGAATCGCATTACGATCTGATGCAGCAGATGTATGGCGATCGGGCGCCGATGCTGATGCGGAAGTTCGCCATCAAATATTCCGCCAGCCACCCCGAATTCGACGCACTGAAAGTCGCGTTCTCGCGGCTCAAGTCGGCTGAGGAATTTGTCGCCGTGCTCGACCAGTATTATCAACAGGATCGACCCGGACGATATCCTCCTTCGACCGTCCACGCGACGCAGCAGGAATGTTAA
- the mutS gene encoding DNA mismatch repair protein MutS, whose amino-acid sequence MTTPMMRQYEEAKQACGDAMLLFRMGDFYELFAEDAKQAAKVLGLTLTSRDKDSANPTAMAGFPYHQLDAYLRKLISAGFRAAVCEQVEDPKEAKGLVRREVTRVVSAGTLTDDQLLDPREANYLVAVYKPPAESKRKAAAGAPEVVGIAWAELSSGRFEAGLFPAERLEDELARIGPAEVLIREDDVRTSLDSTANWSVTNRPAWTFAFDESMQLLCRQFGVRSLEGFGFNDEHRPAIQAAGAVFAYLSETQSGGLDHFDTLIAHHNSPSVQIDAATRRSLEITRTLRSGSRTGSLLDVIDQTLTPMGARQLGAWIAAPLIDIEAIERRFDAVAEFRESEALRENIRSTLKGVYDLARLLGRIATGRTNPRDLQYVGKTLAMLPPLKAKLTGRKSGLLQTLEQNLHLCPELRSRLEAALADDCPMSTKDGGFIREGFDPDLDALRELAKGGKRWIATYQAEQMEQTGIQNLKVGFNKVFGYYLEVSNAHRDKVPETFIRKQTLKNAERFITPELKEYEEKVLAADDQAQIRELNLFDQLRADVHQHLQILQVVSAAIADLDVLASLAELAAKRNYVRPKLTDEPVMDVEEGRHPVLDATLPQGEFVPNDIKSSPEDGMVLLITGPNMAGKSTYIRQVALLTLMAQVGSFVPAKCATIGIADRIFARVGASDELSRGQSTFMVEMVETARILNTATPRSLVILDEIGRGTSTYDGLSLAWAITEHLHDQIGCRTLFATHYHELTQLSDMLPGVENLNVSVREWGDKVVFLHRIVRGGADKSYGIHVARLAGVPQSVNERAKDVLAQLESDHRDAFDRPTIAPPDGRKSGSAMQMTLFGYVDHPLVDELRNLQIDAMTPIDALQMLQQWQQKIRAGEDTPELSPSK is encoded by the coding sequence ATGACAACACCGATGATGCGACAATACGAAGAGGCGAAACAGGCGTGCGGCGACGCGATGCTGCTGTTCCGCATGGGCGATTTCTACGAGCTTTTTGCCGAGGACGCCAAGCAGGCGGCCAAGGTTCTGGGGCTGACGTTGACAAGCCGCGACAAGGACTCAGCCAACCCGACGGCGATGGCTGGATTTCCCTATCACCAGCTGGACGCCTACCTGCGGAAACTGATCTCCGCCGGCTTCCGCGCCGCGGTCTGCGAACAGGTCGAAGACCCAAAAGAAGCCAAGGGCTTGGTCCGCCGCGAGGTCACGCGCGTCGTCTCCGCCGGGACGCTGACCGACGACCAATTGTTGGACCCTCGCGAAGCCAACTACTTGGTCGCTGTCTACAAGCCGCCGGCGGAATCGAAGCGAAAAGCGGCCGCCGGTGCACCCGAGGTCGTCGGCATCGCCTGGGCTGAACTCTCCAGCGGTCGCTTCGAAGCGGGGCTCTTCCCGGCCGAGCGTTTGGAGGACGAACTGGCTCGCATCGGCCCGGCCGAAGTTTTGATCCGCGAAGACGACGTCCGCACTTCGTTGGACTCGACTGCCAACTGGTCGGTGACCAATCGTCCCGCTTGGACCTTCGCCTTCGATGAATCGATGCAGCTGCTGTGCCGCCAGTTTGGCGTCCGCTCTCTCGAGGGCTTCGGTTTCAACGATGAACACCGCCCCGCGATCCAAGCCGCCGGCGCCGTCTTCGCCTACCTCAGCGAAACGCAATCGGGCGGGCTGGATCACTTCGACACCTTGATCGCTCACCACAACAGCCCCTCGGTCCAGATCGATGCCGCGACCCGACGCAGCCTCGAGATCACGCGGACCTTGCGTTCGGGATCGCGCACCGGTTCGCTGTTGGATGTGATCGACCAAACCTTGACTCCGATGGGCGCTCGCCAGCTGGGCGCTTGGATTGCGGCGCCGCTGATCGACATCGAAGCGATCGAGCGGCGGTTCGATGCGGTTGCGGAGTTTCGCGAGAGCGAAGCGCTTCGCGAAAACATCCGCTCCACTCTCAAAGGGGTCTACGATCTCGCTCGACTGTTGGGCCGAATCGCCACCGGGCGGACGAACCCACGCGACCTACAATACGTCGGCAAAACGCTCGCCATGCTGCCGCCGCTGAAAGCGAAACTAACGGGCCGCAAAAGTGGACTGCTTCAAACGCTCGAACAGAACCTGCATCTCTGCCCCGAGCTGCGGTCGCGTCTGGAAGCCGCCTTGGCCGACGATTGTCCGATGTCGACAAAAGATGGCGGCTTCATCCGCGAAGGCTTCGATCCCGATCTCGACGCCCTGCGGGAACTGGCCAAGGGAGGTAAGCGTTGGATCGCGACCTACCAAGCCGAGCAGATGGAACAGACCGGCATCCAGAATCTGAAGGTCGGGTTCAACAAGGTGTTTGGTTACTACTTGGAAGTCTCCAACGCCCACCGCGACAAGGTTCCCGAGACGTTTATCCGCAAGCAGACGCTGAAAAATGCGGAGCGGTTCATCACGCCAGAACTGAAAGAATACGAAGAGAAGGTGCTGGCCGCCGACGACCAGGCCCAGATCCGCGAATTGAATCTGTTCGACCAATTGCGAGCCGATGTGCATCAGCACTTGCAGATCTTGCAAGTCGTTTCGGCGGCGATCGCCGATCTCGACGTCTTGGCTTCGCTGGCCGAATTGGCGGCGAAGCGGAACTATGTTCGTCCTAAATTGACCGACGAACCGGTGATGGATGTCGAAGAGGGGCGGCACCCGGTCTTGGACGCCACGTTGCCGCAGGGTGAATTTGTTCCCAACGATATCAAGTCGTCCCCTGAAGACGGGATGGTGCTATTGATCACCGGCCCGAACATGGCGGGTAAGAGTACCTATATCCGGCAGGTCGCGCTGCTGACGTTGATGGCTCAAGTCGGTTCGTTTGTGCCGGCCAAATGTGCAACGATCGGCATCGCCGACCGGATCTTCGCTCGCGTCGGCGCCAGCGATGAACTGAGTCGCGGGCAGAGTACGTTTATGGTGGAGATGGTCGAGACGGCGCGGATCCTCAACACTGCCACGCCTCGCAGCCTGGTGATCCTCGACGAGATCGGCCGCGGCACCAGCACCTACGATGGCCTCTCGTTGGCATGGGCGATCACCGAACACCTGCACGATCAGATCGGTTGCCGAACGCTTTTCGCCACCCACTATCACGAACTGACTCAGTTGTCCGATATGCTACCGGGCGTCGAGAATCTGAACGTCTCGGTCCGCGAATGGGGCGATAAAGTTGTCTTCCTGCATCGCATCGTTCGCGGCGGTGCGGACAAGAGTTACGGAATTCACGTCGCCCGTTTGGCTGGCGTTCCGCAATCGGTGAACGAACGAGCCAAAGACGTTTTGGCTCAATTGGAATCGGATCACCGCGACGCCTTCGACCGACCGACGATCGCGCCGCCGGACGGTCGCAAAAGTGGCAGTGCGATGCAGATGACGTTGTTTGGGTACGTCGATCATCCGCTTGTCGATGAGCTTCGCAATTTGCAGATCGATGCGATGACACCGATCGACGCGCTGCAGATGCTGCAGCAGTGGCAGCAGAAAATTCGCGCGGGCGAAGACACCCCCGAACTCTCGCCCAGCAAGTAG
- a CDS encoding thioredoxin family protein, with protein sequence MKRTDLQTLTDSKDQFVLLEFYADWSPGRSVVPCELKAAATAHQTKLTVEPIDVTQAPDASEAFMIDTIPSVLLYRGGILLQRWDGPTNPLVILQDFEQAISEWAVYEACHE encoded by the coding sequence ATGAAGCGAACAGACCTGCAAACGCTCACCGACAGCAAAGACCAATTTGTTTTACTGGAGTTCTACGCCGACTGGTCACCAGGCCGATCGGTAGTTCCGTGCGAATTGAAGGCGGCTGCGACGGCGCATCAAACAAAATTGACGGTGGAACCTATCGACGTCACGCAAGCCCCCGACGCAAGCGAAGCGTTCATGATCGACACGATCCCAAGCGTCTTGTTGTACCGGGGCGGAATACTTCTTCAACGCTGGGATGGGCCTACCAACCCACTGGTCATCCTACAAGATTTCGAACAAGCGATATCGGAGTGGGCTGTATACGAGGCGTGCCATGAATAA
- a CDS encoding carbohydrate porin, with amino-acid sequence MMHSLAKSHAAIVIACIVSVAGILSVRADERRAFCDDAAHCCVDPAGKDICAREYFLGDWCGIRPCLQDSGITPFLYYDSITAANVDDGIEADQDFTGQVYAGADLDLDTLLGWNRTTLKISTVQRHGDSISPSVGGIYDPMCIFGGQVLFLYQLWLEREVCDNWAIKAGRVSADTDFLNDGLYRYSLSTAINGPIRATLLESTVTSFPFPVWGGRVKYTPDDKHQFQVGAYQIGDGMFDFTKHGLDFSIRSDDGVSILMQYDWTSTICERPTHLFVGAVNSFFEFDNHDGVGTTDYVLRVYAHLAVEVFPNLTVFGFAANSEQDEVALTPLQISFGINGKGMFSSRPDDHTMFFATCGDLSHDYGDSIGEAVDHEIVYEVGHRFQILPSAYIQPALQYIVTPGGTGDIANSTVVGAWVGATF; translated from the coding sequence ATGATGCATTCTCTTGCAAAGAGTCATGCCGCGATCGTCATCGCCTGCATCGTTTCGGTAGCAGGAATCCTCTCGGTCAGGGCTGATGAGAGGCGGGCCTTCTGTGACGATGCGGCGCATTGTTGTGTCGATCCGGCGGGAAAAGACATCTGTGCACGGGAATACTTTTTGGGGGACTGGTGCGGCATCCGTCCTTGCCTGCAAGATTCCGGTATCACTCCGTTTCTCTATTACGATTCGATCACTGCGGCGAATGTTGACGATGGAATCGAAGCGGACCAGGACTTTACCGGGCAGGTTTACGCGGGTGCCGATCTCGATCTGGATACCCTGCTGGGATGGAACCGCACGACGTTGAAGATCTCCACGGTCCAGCGGCACGGCGACAGCATCAGCCCGTCGGTCGGCGGAATCTACGACCCGATGTGTATCTTCGGAGGGCAGGTCCTGTTCCTGTACCAGCTTTGGCTCGAGAGAGAGGTATGCGACAACTGGGCGATCAAAGCAGGTCGCGTCTCCGCAGACACCGATTTCTTGAACGATGGTCTCTACCGATATTCGCTTAGCACAGCGATCAACGGCCCTATTCGCGCCACGCTTCTGGAAAGCACGGTCACGTCGTTTCCGTTTCCTGTTTGGGGTGGCCGCGTCAAATACACGCCCGACGACAAACATCAATTCCAAGTCGGCGCCTATCAGATCGGCGACGGCATGTTCGATTTCACCAAACATGGGCTCGACTTCAGCATCCGCAGCGACGATGGCGTTTCGATCCTGATGCAATACGACTGGACGTCGACGATTTGCGAACGTCCAACGCATCTTTTTGTCGGAGCGGTCAACTCCTTTTTCGAATTCGACAACCACGACGGCGTGGGAACCACCGACTACGTGCTGCGGGTCTATGCGCATCTCGCGGTCGAGGTGTTTCCCAATCTGACAGTTTTTGGTTTCGCTGCCAATTCCGAACAGGATGAGGTCGCGTTGACGCCGCTGCAAATCAGTTTCGGCATCAACGGCAAGGGAATGTTCTCCAGTCGCCCCGACGACCACACGATGTTCTTTGCAACCTGTGGTGATCTCAGCCACGACTATGGCGATTCGATCGGTGAAGCTGTCGACCACGAAATCGTCTACGAAGTGGGGCATCGATTCCAGATCTTGCCCTCAGCCTACATCCAGCCAGCATTGCAATACATCGTCACCCCCGGCGGCACCGGCGATATTGCGAACAGTACGGTCGTGGGCGCGTGGGTCGGCGCCACCTTTTGA
- a CDS encoding nucleoside hydrolase yields MNLRSLLTLCIVVAALPAAQADQPEESFKRPVRVIFDTDITGDVDDVLALAMLHTLADRGECVIEAVTVSKINPLAAPFVDAVNTFYGRPDIPIGATRDAQKRDSKYLSLVEKRDGGKFRYPHDLLSSDDAPTAVEVLRRTLAAAEDSSITLVQVGLASNLADLIESPADAISPLTGAELVRKKVRLVSLMAGAFVPVNGNKHFLEANVRNGIGAMQRFVDGWPDDVPAIWSGYPIGVATAFPRESIAREFEYRKHHIVKEAYLMYCGPNHDRPSWDLTSVLYAVRPDDNFFGLSPRGRVVVEDDGFTRFEPSETGRDRYMTLSPKQRIRVIEAQRGLVSQPPLR; encoded by the coding sequence ATGAACCTCCGCTCTCTCCTGACCCTCTGCATCGTTGTTGCAGCACTTCCCGCCGCACAAGCCGATCAACCCGAAGAATCGTTCAAGCGTCCCGTCCGTGTCATCTTCGACACCGACATCACCGGCGACGTCGACGACGTGTTGGCATTGGCGATGCTGCACACGTTGGCCGATCGAGGCGAATGTGTCATCGAAGCGGTCACCGTTTCGAAGATCAACCCGCTGGCAGCTCCCTTCGTCGACGCGGTCAATACGTTTTATGGCCGTCCCGACATTCCGATCGGCGCGACGCGCGACGCTCAAAAGCGGGACAGTAAGTACCTGTCGTTGGTCGAGAAACGCGATGGCGGTAAATTTCGCTATCCCCACGATCTCCTCTCCAGCGACGACGCTCCGACCGCTGTCGAGGTGTTGCGCCGCACGTTGGCTGCCGCCGAAGACAGCTCGATCACATTGGTCCAAGTCGGCCTGGCGTCGAATCTCGCCGATCTGATCGAATCGCCAGCTGACGCAATCAGCCCGCTGACGGGAGCCGAATTGGTTCGCAAGAAGGTCCGCTTGGTCTCGTTGATGGCAGGCGCATTTGTGCCGGTCAACGGGAACAAACATTTTCTGGAGGCAAACGTCCGCAATGGGATCGGCGCGATGCAGCGGTTTGTCGATGGATGGCCCGACGATGTGCCGGCGATCTGGAGCGGCTATCCGATCGGCGTCGCCACCGCGTTCCCGCGGGAGAGCATCGCGCGGGAGTTCGAATACCGCAAGCATCACATCGTCAAAGAAGCCTACCTGATGTACTGCGGGCCGAATCACGATCGTCCCAGTTGGGATCTGACGAGCGTTTTGTATGCAGTCCGTCCCGACGACAACTTCTTCGGCCTATCCCCTCGCGGTCGCGTGGTCGTGGAAGACGACGGCTTCACGCGATTTGAACCCTCGGAAACCGGCCGCGATCGCTACATGACACTCTCGCCGAAACAGCGGATCCGCGTCATCGAAGCCCAACGCGGCCTCGTCAGCCAACCCCCGCTGCGCTAA